Proteins found in one Drosophila busckii strain San Diego stock center, stock number 13000-0081.31 chromosome 2R, ASM1175060v1, whole genome shotgun sequence genomic segment:
- the LOC108597181 gene encoding ran-binding proteins 9/10 homolog isoform X1, whose amino-acid sequence MDFEHAADNDQEHNSNLSSESSSASLTASASSNLQSHPTAAAAAASADIATVATLNEAGASSSGSAALDFDPEQQQQQQQFQQQNVATEHEHSPTPTLQPQAEHSESPTHEEQQPLLEAEDIIDANFIADTVDAGAIENDNDGVVERIDDFEDEEDGDVGEPDNNHHVEAAADVGEAEAEDDVEADAVNNAAALVVIPDEAEGSSASGQQRLHSVAVLPSYSTAGQSVWRASLPPLLRAPRNSNHINNNNNNNSNSNNSRRTRHFYSNNGSHFSNDMYGHKSSHGQSQSQGQSHSQSSPRTSQTHQGVDPLRVLYPNVNESETPLPRCWSPHDKCLTIGLSHNNMRVIYKGSSKHNDAAGSVRTAYPIPSSCGLYYFEVRIISKGRNGYMGIGLTAQQFRMNRLPGGDKQSYGYHGYDGNSFNSSCNGQSYGPTFTTGDIIGCCVNYVNNTCFFTKNGVDLGIAFRDLPTKLYPTVGLQTAGEEVDVNFGQEPFKFDKIQDMMKEMRSNVLRKIDRFTHMLDTPENLMNRLVSTYLVHNGYCKTAEAFNSYTSQPFDEDLASIKTRQKIIKLIQTGKMSQAIENTLRAYPGLLENNKNLWFSLKCRQFIEMINGADIEHANNKVTATTQTVPTNQTSVIQSTKAFKHGKGGSGSGSNSNNQPANNTANSAVIKTGTGDKSDGKPMLIDDNSNKCPEHESNSMDVEMEPCNSHSNGALFFSNYLYITTYRYIHIGDSVSNGNANVVRNSLDAIDEEMDVDVSPSSRNYGRVIEKILEFGKELSSMGQQLEKENLMTDEERQMLEDAFSLIAYSNPWSSPLGWLLCPSRRETVSTTLNSAILESLNFERRPPLEYLVAHAAELIKMIGHHSLGEDAFITIDDVFPQN is encoded by the exons ATGGATTTTGAGCATGCTGCTGATAACGACCAAGAgcataattcaaatttgtcCTCggagagcagcagcgccagcttgacagccagcgccagcagcaatcTGCAGTCTcatccaacagcagcagcagcagcagcctcagcagACATAGCAACAGTTGCTACGTTAAATGAAGCTGGAGCGAGCAGCAGTGGCTCAGCAGCCCTCGATTTTGACccagaacagcaacagcaacaacaacaatttcaacagcaAAACGTAGCAACTGAACATGAGCATTCTCCCACTCCAACGTTGCAGCCACAGGCAGAGCACAGCGAGAGTCCAACGCacgaggagcagcagccattgtTAGAAGCGGAAGATATAATTGACGCAAACTTTATTGCAGATACTGTTGACGCGGGCGCCATAGAAAACGATAACGACGGCGTCGTGGAGCGCATTGACGATTTCGAGGACGAGGAGGACGGTGACGTAGGCGAGCCCGATAATAATCATCACGTCGAAGCTGCAGCAGACGTTggtgaagctgaagctgaagacGACGTCGAAGCCGACGCCGTTAACAACGCAGCTGCTTTGGTTGTAATCCCAGACGAAGCTGAAGGCTCATCCGCCAGTGGCCAGCAGCGTCTGCACTCTGTGGCCGTCTTACCCAGCTACTCCACTGCCGGTCAGAGTGTTTGGCGTGCCTCACTGCCACCGCTGCTACGTGCACcacgcaacagcaaccacatcaataataacaacaacaacaatagcaacagcaacaattcgCGTCGCACTCGCCATTTCTACAGCAACAACGGCAGCCACTTCAGCAACGACATGTACGGGCACAAGAGCTCCCACggccagagccaaagccaggGCCAAAGTCATAGTCAGAGCTCGCCGAGAACCAGTCAGACCCATCAAGGCGTAGACCCCCTACGCGTGCTATATCCTAATGTTAACGAGAGCGAGACGCCACTGCCACGCTGCTGGAGTCCACATGACAAGTGCCTAACCATTGGACTATCGCACAACAATATGCGTGTCATCTACAAGG gcTCCAGCAAGCATAATGATGCCGCTGGCTCAGTGCGCACGGCATATCCCATACCATCGTCCTGTGGCTTGTACTACTTTGAGGTGCGCATCATTTCGAAGGGACGCAACGGTTACATGGGCATCGGACTGACTGCTCAGCAGTTTCGCATGAATCGTCTGCCCGGGGGCGACAAGCAGTCGTATGGTTACCATGGCTACGATGGCAACTCGTTCAACTCTTCGTGCAACGGTCAGTCGTATGGACCCACCTTTACCACCGGCGATATCATTGGCTGCTGTGTCAACTATGTGAACAACACTTGTTTCTTTACCAAGAATGGTGTGGATCTGGGCATAGCATTTAGAGACTTGCCA ACCAAACTATATCCCACGGTGGGCTTGCAAACAGCTGGTGAGGAAGTGGATGTTAATTTTGGACAGGAGCCGTTCAAGTTCGATAAGATACAGGACATGATGAAGGAAATGCGATCCAATGTGCTGCGCAAAATAGACAGATTTACACATATGCTAGACACACCAGAAAATCTTATGAACAG ATTGGTCTCCACATATTTGGTACACAATGGTTATTGCAAGACAGCCGAGGCGTTCAATTCGTACACCAGTCAACCATTTGATGAGGATCTAGCTTCAATCAAAACTCGTCAAA AGATTATTAAGCTCATACAGACCGGCAAGATGAGCCAGGCCATTGAAAATACGCTTCGCGCCTATCCAGGACTCTTGGAGAACAATAAGAATTTATGGTTCTCACTAAAGTGTCGACAGTTCATTGAAATGATTAACGGTGCTGACATTGAG catgcCAATAATAAAGTAACCGCCACCACACAGACCGTGCCCACAAATCAAACATCGGTTATTCAGTCGACCAAGGCGTTCAAGCACGGCAAaggtggcagcggcagcggtagcaacagcaacaatcagcCAGCAAACAACACTGCAAACTCAGCTGTGATAAAAACAGGCACAGGAGATAAATCGGATGGCAAGCC catgCTCATTGATGACAACTCCAACAAATGTCCAGAGCATGAATCCAACAGCATGGATGTCGAAATGGAACCTTGCAACAGTCACTCCAATGGTGCGTTATTCTTTAGCAATTATCTTTATATAACAACTTATAGGTATATACATATAGGTGATTCAGTCTCTAATGGCAATGCCAACGTAGTGCGCAACTCTCTAGATGCCATCGATGAAGAAATgg ATGTAGATGTGTCGCCTTCGTCACGCAATTACGGGCGCGTTATTGAGAAAATCTTGGAATTTGGCAAGGAACTGTCCAGCATGGGTCAACAGCTAGAGAAGGAAAACCTCATGACCGATGAAGAGCGTCAGATGTTGGAG GATGCATTTAGCTTAATTGCCTATTCGAATCCTTGGTCCAGCCCTTTGGGTTGGCTATTGTGTCCCTCGCGACGAGAAACTGTCTCCACTACGCTCAACTCAGCCATATTAG aaTCGCTCAACTTTGAGCGTCGTCCACCGCTGGAATATCTGGTGGCGCATGCAGCAGAGCTAATCAAGATGATTGGACATCATTCGCTGGGCGAGGACGCTTTCATTACCATCGACGATGTGTTTCCACAAAATTGA
- the LOC108595799 gene encoding succinate dehydrogenase assembly factor 2-B, mitochondrial: MLRQFYCSTVARRVLLRYSSSKTPESIVDYEDPTHLPVPEYPVRPNEPLETRKQRLLYQSRKRGMLENDLVLSTFVSKYLKDFNAEQTALYDQLINGVSNDWDIYYWATENKPTPPEYDNEIMQMLKQHVKNTEREVRIRQPDL; encoded by the exons ATGCTGCGTCAATTTTAT tgTTCCACAGTTGCGCGTCGTGTGCTGCTGCGATACAGCAGCTCCAAGACCCCTGAATCCATTGTGGACTATGAAGATCCCACACACCTGCCGGTGCCAGAGTATCCAGTGCGTCCAAATGAGCCTCTAGAAACGCGTAAGCAACG CTTGCTGTATCAGTCACGCAAGCGCGGCATGTTGGAGAACGATTTGGTGTTGAGCACCTTCGTGTCCAAGTATCTGAAGGATTTCAATGCGGAGCAAACAGCGCTCTACGATCAACTCATAAATGGCGTGAGCAACGATTGGGATATATACTACTGGGCAACAGAGAATAAACCCACACCACCAGAGTATGACAATGaaataatgcaaatgcttAAGCAGCATGTCAAGAATACAGAGCGGGAGGTGCGCATAAGGCAGCCCGACTTATAA
- the LOC108597181 gene encoding ran-binding proteins 9/10 homolog isoform X2, with translation MDFEHAADNDQEHNSNLSSESSSASLTASASSNLQSHPTAAAAAASADIATVATLNEAGASSSGSAALDFDPEQQQQQQQFQQQNVATEHEHSPTPTLQPQAEHSESPTHEEQQPLLEAEDIIDANFIADTVDAGAIENDNDGVVERIDDFEDEEDGDVGEPDNNHHVEAAADVGEAEAEDDVEADAVNNAAALVVIPDEAEGSSASGQQRLHSVAVLPSYSTAGQSVWRASLPPLLRAPRNSNHINNNNNNNSNSNNSRRTRHFYSNNGSHFSNDMYGHKSSHGQSQSQGQSHSQSSPRTSQTHQGVDPLRVLYPNVNESETPLPRCWSPHDKCLTIGLSHNNMRVIYKGSSKHNDAAGSVRTAYPIPSSCGLYYFEVRIISKGRNGYMGIGLTAQQFRMNRLPGGDKQSYGYHGYDGNSFNSSCNGQSYGPTFTTGDIIGCCVNYVNNTCFFTKNGVDLGIAFRDLPTKLYPTVGLQTAGEEVDVNFGQEPFKFDKIQDMMKEMRSNVLRKIDRFTHMLDTPENLMNRLVSTYLVHNGYCKTAEAFNSYTSQPFDEDLASIKTRQKIIKLIQTGKMSQAIENTLRAYPGLLENNKNLWFSLKCRQFIEMINGADIEHANNKVTATTQTVPTNQTSVIQSTKAFKHGKGGSGSGSNSNNQPANNTANSAVIKTGTGDKSDGKPMLIDDNSNKCPEHESNSMDVEMEPCNSHSNGDSVSNGNANVVRNSLDAIDEEMDVDVSPSSRNYGRVIEKILEFGKELSSMGQQLEKENLMTDEERQMLEDAFSLIAYSNPWSSPLGWLLCPSRRETVSTTLNSAILESLNFERRPPLEYLVAHAAELIKMIGHHSLGEDAFITIDDVFPQN, from the exons ATGGATTTTGAGCATGCTGCTGATAACGACCAAGAgcataattcaaatttgtcCTCggagagcagcagcgccagcttgacagccagcgccagcagcaatcTGCAGTCTcatccaacagcagcagcagcagcagcctcagcagACATAGCAACAGTTGCTACGTTAAATGAAGCTGGAGCGAGCAGCAGTGGCTCAGCAGCCCTCGATTTTGACccagaacagcaacagcaacaacaacaatttcaacagcaAAACGTAGCAACTGAACATGAGCATTCTCCCACTCCAACGTTGCAGCCACAGGCAGAGCACAGCGAGAGTCCAACGCacgaggagcagcagccattgtTAGAAGCGGAAGATATAATTGACGCAAACTTTATTGCAGATACTGTTGACGCGGGCGCCATAGAAAACGATAACGACGGCGTCGTGGAGCGCATTGACGATTTCGAGGACGAGGAGGACGGTGACGTAGGCGAGCCCGATAATAATCATCACGTCGAAGCTGCAGCAGACGTTggtgaagctgaagctgaagacGACGTCGAAGCCGACGCCGTTAACAACGCAGCTGCTTTGGTTGTAATCCCAGACGAAGCTGAAGGCTCATCCGCCAGTGGCCAGCAGCGTCTGCACTCTGTGGCCGTCTTACCCAGCTACTCCACTGCCGGTCAGAGTGTTTGGCGTGCCTCACTGCCACCGCTGCTACGTGCACcacgcaacagcaaccacatcaataataacaacaacaacaatagcaacagcaacaattcgCGTCGCACTCGCCATTTCTACAGCAACAACGGCAGCCACTTCAGCAACGACATGTACGGGCACAAGAGCTCCCACggccagagccaaagccaggGCCAAAGTCATAGTCAGAGCTCGCCGAGAACCAGTCAGACCCATCAAGGCGTAGACCCCCTACGCGTGCTATATCCTAATGTTAACGAGAGCGAGACGCCACTGCCACGCTGCTGGAGTCCACATGACAAGTGCCTAACCATTGGACTATCGCACAACAATATGCGTGTCATCTACAAGG gcTCCAGCAAGCATAATGATGCCGCTGGCTCAGTGCGCACGGCATATCCCATACCATCGTCCTGTGGCTTGTACTACTTTGAGGTGCGCATCATTTCGAAGGGACGCAACGGTTACATGGGCATCGGACTGACTGCTCAGCAGTTTCGCATGAATCGTCTGCCCGGGGGCGACAAGCAGTCGTATGGTTACCATGGCTACGATGGCAACTCGTTCAACTCTTCGTGCAACGGTCAGTCGTATGGACCCACCTTTACCACCGGCGATATCATTGGCTGCTGTGTCAACTATGTGAACAACACTTGTTTCTTTACCAAGAATGGTGTGGATCTGGGCATAGCATTTAGAGACTTGCCA ACCAAACTATATCCCACGGTGGGCTTGCAAACAGCTGGTGAGGAAGTGGATGTTAATTTTGGACAGGAGCCGTTCAAGTTCGATAAGATACAGGACATGATGAAGGAAATGCGATCCAATGTGCTGCGCAAAATAGACAGATTTACACATATGCTAGACACACCAGAAAATCTTATGAACAG ATTGGTCTCCACATATTTGGTACACAATGGTTATTGCAAGACAGCCGAGGCGTTCAATTCGTACACCAGTCAACCATTTGATGAGGATCTAGCTTCAATCAAAACTCGTCAAA AGATTATTAAGCTCATACAGACCGGCAAGATGAGCCAGGCCATTGAAAATACGCTTCGCGCCTATCCAGGACTCTTGGAGAACAATAAGAATTTATGGTTCTCACTAAAGTGTCGACAGTTCATTGAAATGATTAACGGTGCTGACATTGAG catgcCAATAATAAAGTAACCGCCACCACACAGACCGTGCCCACAAATCAAACATCGGTTATTCAGTCGACCAAGGCGTTCAAGCACGGCAAaggtggcagcggcagcggtagcaacagcaacaatcagcCAGCAAACAACACTGCAAACTCAGCTGTGATAAAAACAGGCACAGGAGATAAATCGGATGGCAAGCC catgCTCATTGATGACAACTCCAACAAATGTCCAGAGCATGAATCCAACAGCATGGATGTCGAAATGGAACCTTGCAACAGTCACTCCAATG GTGATTCAGTCTCTAATGGCAATGCCAACGTAGTGCGCAACTCTCTAGATGCCATCGATGAAGAAATgg ATGTAGATGTGTCGCCTTCGTCACGCAATTACGGGCGCGTTATTGAGAAAATCTTGGAATTTGGCAAGGAACTGTCCAGCATGGGTCAACAGCTAGAGAAGGAAAACCTCATGACCGATGAAGAGCGTCAGATGTTGGAG GATGCATTTAGCTTAATTGCCTATTCGAATCCTTGGTCCAGCCCTTTGGGTTGGCTATTGTGTCCCTCGCGACGAGAAACTGTCTCCACTACGCTCAACTCAGCCATATTAG aaTCGCTCAACTTTGAGCGTCGTCCACCGCTGGAATATCTGGTGGCGCATGCAGCAGAGCTAATCAAGATGATTGGACATCATTCGCTGGGCGAGGACGCTTTCATTACCATCGACGATGTGTTTCCACAAAATTGA
- the LOC108597181 gene encoding ran-binding proteins 9/10 homolog isoform X3, whose product MDFEHAADNDQEHNSNLSSESSSASLTASASSNLQSHPTAAAAAASADIATVATLNEAGASSSGSAALDFDPEQQQQQQQFQQQNVATEHEHSPTPTLQPQAEHSESPTHEEQQPLLEAEDIIDANFIADTVDAGAIENDNDGVVERIDDFEDEEDGDVGEPDNNHHVEAAADVGEAEAEDDVEADAVNNAAALVVIPDEAEGSSASGQQRLHSVAVLPSYSTAGQSVWRASLPPLLRAPRNSNHINNNNNNNSNSNNSRRTRHFYSNNGSHFSNDMYGHKSSHGQSQSQGQSHSQSSPRTSQTHQGVDPLRVLYPNVNESETPLPRCWSPHDKCLTIGLSHNNMRVIYKGSSKHNDAAGSVRTAYPIPSSCGLYYFEVRIISKGRNGYMGIGLTAQQFRMNRLPGGDKQSYGYHGYDGNSFNSSCNGQSYGPTFTTGDIIGCCVNYVNNTCFFTKNGVDLGIAFRDLPTKLYPTVGLQTAGEEVDVNFGQEPFKFDKIQDMMKEMRSNVLRKIDRFTHMLDTPENLMNRLVSTYLVHNGYCKTAEAFNSYTSQPFDEDLASIKTRQKIIKLIQTGKMSQAIENTLRAYPGLLENNKNLWFSLKCRQFIEMINGADIETVPTNQTSVIQSTKAFKHGKGGSGSGSNSNNQPANNTANSAVIKTGTGDKSDGKPMLIDDNSNKCPEHESNSMDVEMEPCNSHSNGDSVSNGNANVVRNSLDAIDEEMDVDVSPSSRNYGRVIEKILEFGKELSSMGQQLEKENLMTDEERQMLEDAFSLIAYSNPWSSPLGWLLCPSRRETVSTTLNSAILESLNFERRPPLEYLVAHAAELIKMIGHHSLGEDAFITIDDVFPQN is encoded by the exons ATGGATTTTGAGCATGCTGCTGATAACGACCAAGAgcataattcaaatttgtcCTCggagagcagcagcgccagcttgacagccagcgccagcagcaatcTGCAGTCTcatccaacagcagcagcagcagcagcctcagcagACATAGCAACAGTTGCTACGTTAAATGAAGCTGGAGCGAGCAGCAGTGGCTCAGCAGCCCTCGATTTTGACccagaacagcaacagcaacaacaacaatttcaacagcaAAACGTAGCAACTGAACATGAGCATTCTCCCACTCCAACGTTGCAGCCACAGGCAGAGCACAGCGAGAGTCCAACGCacgaggagcagcagccattgtTAGAAGCGGAAGATATAATTGACGCAAACTTTATTGCAGATACTGTTGACGCGGGCGCCATAGAAAACGATAACGACGGCGTCGTGGAGCGCATTGACGATTTCGAGGACGAGGAGGACGGTGACGTAGGCGAGCCCGATAATAATCATCACGTCGAAGCTGCAGCAGACGTTggtgaagctgaagctgaagacGACGTCGAAGCCGACGCCGTTAACAACGCAGCTGCTTTGGTTGTAATCCCAGACGAAGCTGAAGGCTCATCCGCCAGTGGCCAGCAGCGTCTGCACTCTGTGGCCGTCTTACCCAGCTACTCCACTGCCGGTCAGAGTGTTTGGCGTGCCTCACTGCCACCGCTGCTACGTGCACcacgcaacagcaaccacatcaataataacaacaacaacaatagcaacagcaacaattcgCGTCGCACTCGCCATTTCTACAGCAACAACGGCAGCCACTTCAGCAACGACATGTACGGGCACAAGAGCTCCCACggccagagccaaagccaggGCCAAAGTCATAGTCAGAGCTCGCCGAGAACCAGTCAGACCCATCAAGGCGTAGACCCCCTACGCGTGCTATATCCTAATGTTAACGAGAGCGAGACGCCACTGCCACGCTGCTGGAGTCCACATGACAAGTGCCTAACCATTGGACTATCGCACAACAATATGCGTGTCATCTACAAGG gcTCCAGCAAGCATAATGATGCCGCTGGCTCAGTGCGCACGGCATATCCCATACCATCGTCCTGTGGCTTGTACTACTTTGAGGTGCGCATCATTTCGAAGGGACGCAACGGTTACATGGGCATCGGACTGACTGCTCAGCAGTTTCGCATGAATCGTCTGCCCGGGGGCGACAAGCAGTCGTATGGTTACCATGGCTACGATGGCAACTCGTTCAACTCTTCGTGCAACGGTCAGTCGTATGGACCCACCTTTACCACCGGCGATATCATTGGCTGCTGTGTCAACTATGTGAACAACACTTGTTTCTTTACCAAGAATGGTGTGGATCTGGGCATAGCATTTAGAGACTTGCCA ACCAAACTATATCCCACGGTGGGCTTGCAAACAGCTGGTGAGGAAGTGGATGTTAATTTTGGACAGGAGCCGTTCAAGTTCGATAAGATACAGGACATGATGAAGGAAATGCGATCCAATGTGCTGCGCAAAATAGACAGATTTACACATATGCTAGACACACCAGAAAATCTTATGAACAG ATTGGTCTCCACATATTTGGTACACAATGGTTATTGCAAGACAGCCGAGGCGTTCAATTCGTACACCAGTCAACCATTTGATGAGGATCTAGCTTCAATCAAAACTCGTCAAA AGATTATTAAGCTCATACAGACCGGCAAGATGAGCCAGGCCATTGAAAATACGCTTCGCGCCTATCCAGGACTCTTGGAGAACAATAAGAATTTATGGTTCTCACTAAAGTGTCGACAGTTCATTGAAATGATTAACGGTGCTGACATTGAG ACCGTGCCCACAAATCAAACATCGGTTATTCAGTCGACCAAGGCGTTCAAGCACGGCAAaggtggcagcggcagcggtagcaacagcaacaatcagcCAGCAAACAACACTGCAAACTCAGCTGTGATAAAAACAGGCACAGGAGATAAATCGGATGGCAAGCC catgCTCATTGATGACAACTCCAACAAATGTCCAGAGCATGAATCCAACAGCATGGATGTCGAAATGGAACCTTGCAACAGTCACTCCAATG GTGATTCAGTCTCTAATGGCAATGCCAACGTAGTGCGCAACTCTCTAGATGCCATCGATGAAGAAATgg ATGTAGATGTGTCGCCTTCGTCACGCAATTACGGGCGCGTTATTGAGAAAATCTTGGAATTTGGCAAGGAACTGTCCAGCATGGGTCAACAGCTAGAGAAGGAAAACCTCATGACCGATGAAGAGCGTCAGATGTTGGAG GATGCATTTAGCTTAATTGCCTATTCGAATCCTTGGTCCAGCCCTTTGGGTTGGCTATTGTGTCCCTCGCGACGAGAAACTGTCTCCACTACGCTCAACTCAGCCATATTAG aaTCGCTCAACTTTGAGCGTCGTCCACCGCTGGAATATCTGGTGGCGCATGCAGCAGAGCTAATCAAGATGATTGGACATCATTCGCTGGGCGAGGACGCTTTCATTACCATCGACGATGTGTTTCCACAAAATTGA
- the LOC108597181 gene encoding ran-binding proteins 9/10 homolog isoform X4, whose translation MHVVYTVDAGAIENDNDGVVERIDDFEDEEDGDVGEPDNNHHVEAAADVGEAEAEDDVEADAVNNAAALVVIPDEAEGSSASGQQRLHSVAVLPSYSTAGQSVWRASLPPLLRAPRNSNHINNNNNNNSNSNNSRRTRHFYSNNGSHFSNDMYGHKSSHGQSQSQGQSHSQSSPRTSQTHQGVDPLRVLYPNVNESETPLPRCWSPHDKCLTIGLSHNNMRVIYKGSSKHNDAAGSVRTAYPIPSSCGLYYFEVRIISKGRNGYMGIGLTAQQFRMNRLPGGDKQSYGYHGYDGNSFNSSCNGQSYGPTFTTGDIIGCCVNYVNNTCFFTKNGVDLGIAFRDLPTKLYPTVGLQTAGEEVDVNFGQEPFKFDKIQDMMKEMRSNVLRKIDRFTHMLDTPENLMNRLVSTYLVHNGYCKTAEAFNSYTSQPFDEDLASIKTRQKIIKLIQTGKMSQAIENTLRAYPGLLENNKNLWFSLKCRQFIEMINGADIEHANNKVTATTQTVPTNQTSVIQSTKAFKHGKGGSGSGSNSNNQPANNTANSAVIKTGTGDKSDGKPMLIDDNSNKCPEHESNSMDVEMEPCNSHSNGALFFSNYLYITTYRYIHIGDSVSNGNANVVRNSLDAIDEEMDVDVSPSSRNYGRVIEKILEFGKELSSMGQQLEKENLMTDEERQMLEDAFSLIAYSNPWSSPLGWLLCPSRRETVSTTLNSAILESLNFERRPPLEYLVAHAAELIKMIGHHSLGEDAFITIDDVFPQN comes from the exons ATGCATGTAGTTT ATACTGTTGACGCGGGCGCCATAGAAAACGATAACGACGGCGTCGTGGAGCGCATTGACGATTTCGAGGACGAGGAGGACGGTGACGTAGGCGAGCCCGATAATAATCATCACGTCGAAGCTGCAGCAGACGTTggtgaagctgaagctgaagacGACGTCGAAGCCGACGCCGTTAACAACGCAGCTGCTTTGGTTGTAATCCCAGACGAAGCTGAAGGCTCATCCGCCAGTGGCCAGCAGCGTCTGCACTCTGTGGCCGTCTTACCCAGCTACTCCACTGCCGGTCAGAGTGTTTGGCGTGCCTCACTGCCACCGCTGCTACGTGCACcacgcaacagcaaccacatcaataataacaacaacaacaatagcaacagcaacaattcgCGTCGCACTCGCCATTTCTACAGCAACAACGGCAGCCACTTCAGCAACGACATGTACGGGCACAAGAGCTCCCACggccagagccaaagccaggGCCAAAGTCATAGTCAGAGCTCGCCGAGAACCAGTCAGACCCATCAAGGCGTAGACCCCCTACGCGTGCTATATCCTAATGTTAACGAGAGCGAGACGCCACTGCCACGCTGCTGGAGTCCACATGACAAGTGCCTAACCATTGGACTATCGCACAACAATATGCGTGTCATCTACAAGG gcTCCAGCAAGCATAATGATGCCGCTGGCTCAGTGCGCACGGCATATCCCATACCATCGTCCTGTGGCTTGTACTACTTTGAGGTGCGCATCATTTCGAAGGGACGCAACGGTTACATGGGCATCGGACTGACTGCTCAGCAGTTTCGCATGAATCGTCTGCCCGGGGGCGACAAGCAGTCGTATGGTTACCATGGCTACGATGGCAACTCGTTCAACTCTTCGTGCAACGGTCAGTCGTATGGACCCACCTTTACCACCGGCGATATCATTGGCTGCTGTGTCAACTATGTGAACAACACTTGTTTCTTTACCAAGAATGGTGTGGATCTGGGCATAGCATTTAGAGACTTGCCA ACCAAACTATATCCCACGGTGGGCTTGCAAACAGCTGGTGAGGAAGTGGATGTTAATTTTGGACAGGAGCCGTTCAAGTTCGATAAGATACAGGACATGATGAAGGAAATGCGATCCAATGTGCTGCGCAAAATAGACAGATTTACACATATGCTAGACACACCAGAAAATCTTATGAACAG ATTGGTCTCCACATATTTGGTACACAATGGTTATTGCAAGACAGCCGAGGCGTTCAATTCGTACACCAGTCAACCATTTGATGAGGATCTAGCTTCAATCAAAACTCGTCAAA AGATTATTAAGCTCATACAGACCGGCAAGATGAGCCAGGCCATTGAAAATACGCTTCGCGCCTATCCAGGACTCTTGGAGAACAATAAGAATTTATGGTTCTCACTAAAGTGTCGACAGTTCATTGAAATGATTAACGGTGCTGACATTGAG catgcCAATAATAAAGTAACCGCCACCACACAGACCGTGCCCACAAATCAAACATCGGTTATTCAGTCGACCAAGGCGTTCAAGCACGGCAAaggtggcagcggcagcggtagcaacagcaacaatcagcCAGCAAACAACACTGCAAACTCAGCTGTGATAAAAACAGGCACAGGAGATAAATCGGATGGCAAGCC catgCTCATTGATGACAACTCCAACAAATGTCCAGAGCATGAATCCAACAGCATGGATGTCGAAATGGAACCTTGCAACAGTCACTCCAATGGTGCGTTATTCTTTAGCAATTATCTTTATATAACAACTTATAGGTATATACATATAGGTGATTCAGTCTCTAATGGCAATGCCAACGTAGTGCGCAACTCTCTAGATGCCATCGATGAAGAAATgg ATGTAGATGTGTCGCCTTCGTCACGCAATTACGGGCGCGTTATTGAGAAAATCTTGGAATTTGGCAAGGAACTGTCCAGCATGGGTCAACAGCTAGAGAAGGAAAACCTCATGACCGATGAAGAGCGTCAGATGTTGGAG GATGCATTTAGCTTAATTGCCTATTCGAATCCTTGGTCCAGCCCTTTGGGTTGGCTATTGTGTCCCTCGCGACGAGAAACTGTCTCCACTACGCTCAACTCAGCCATATTAG aaTCGCTCAACTTTGAGCGTCGTCCACCGCTGGAATATCTGGTGGCGCATGCAGCAGAGCTAATCAAGATGATTGGACATCATTCGCTGGGCGAGGACGCTTTCATTACCATCGACGATGTGTTTCCACAAAATTGA